The Alosa sapidissima isolate fAloSap1 chromosome 8, fAloSap1.pri, whole genome shotgun sequence genome contains a region encoding:
- the rorb gene encoding nuclear receptor ROR-beta, translating into MLARLTAQLNRPTTVQTGTLLYVLFEAAYTLWNAFSQTSRSLTATPSKLFCRGSCFYNSLCLFLHDCCVRERVGTTIMRAQIEVIPCKICGDKSSGIHYGVITCEGCKGFFRRSQQNNAAYSCPRQRNCLIDRTNRNRCQHCRLQKCLALGMSRDAVKFGRMSKKQRDSLYAEVQKHQQRLQEQRQQQTGEAEALARVYSSGLTNGLGALNHELAGAYANGHLIDMPKNGQNGIGGGVPNGPAGGFYGMDSTQPSPDQSGLDMAGMKQIKQEPVYDLTPVPNLFSYGAYQDGQLTPGVSMSELDRIAQNIIKSHLETCQYTAEELQQLAWQTHSYEEVKMYQSKTREALWQQCAIQITHAIQYVVEFAKRITGFMELCQNDQILLLKSGCLEVVLVRMCRAFNPLNNTVLFEGKYGGMQIFKALGCDDLVSAVFDFAKSLCSLQLTEEEIALFSAAVLISTDRPWLMEPRKVQKLQEKIYFALQHIMQKNHMDEDALAKLIGRIPTLAALCTLHTEELQAFQQLHPETVNALFPPLYKELFNPDATAVLPK; encoded by the exons ATGCTCGCCCGTCTAACCGCACAACTCAACCGTCCGACCACCGTTCAGACCGGCACGCTGCTATATGTTCTGTTTGAAGCTGCCTACACGCTCTGGAATGCTTTTTCGCAGACATCAAGATCTCTAACAGCCACCCCATCTAAACTTTTTTGCCGAGGATCTTGCTTTTATAATTCTTTATGTTTGTTTCTTCATGACTGCTGCGTTAGGGAGCGCGTCGGCACCACTATCATGCGAG CCCAAATTGAAGTTATACCATGCAAAATCTGCGGGGACAAGTCATCAGGGATCCACTATGGAGTCATCACATGTGAAGGATGTAAG GGCTTCTTCAGGAGAAGTCAACAGAACAACGCTGCATACTCCTGCCCGCGGCAGCGCAACTGCCTGATCGACCGGACCAATCGGAACCGATGCCAGCACTGTCGGCTGCAGAAGTGCCTGGCGCTGGGCATGTCCAGAGACG CGGTGAAGTTTGGCCGCATGTCCAAGAAGCAACGCGACAGTCTGTACGCAGAGGTGCAGAAGCACCAGCAGCGTCTGCaggagcagcggcagcagcagacgGGTGAGGCTGAGGCGCTGGCACGCGTCTACTCCAGCGGCCTCACCAACGGCCTGGGGGCGCTAAACCACGAGCTGGCCGGTGCCTACGCCAACGGACACCTCATCGACATGCCCAAGAATGGCCAGAACGGCATTGGCGGTGGCGTCCCCAACGGGCCGGCCGGCGGGTTCTATGGCATGGACTCGACCCAGCCTTCGCCAGACCAGTCGGGTCTGGACATGGCCGGCATGAAGCAGATCAAGCAGGAGCCCGTCTATGACCTAACGCCTGTGCCCAACCTCTTCAGCTACGGGGCCTACCAGGATGGCCAGCTCACGCCGGGAGTCTCTATGAGCGAGCTCG ATCGCATTGCTCAGAACATCATAAAGTCTCACTTGGAGACTTGCCAGTACACGGCTGAGGAGCTGCAGCAGCTAGCGTGGCAGACGCACTCCTACGAGGAGGTCAAGATGTACCAAAGCAAG acgcGAGAAGCCCTGTGGCAGCAGTGTGCGATTCAGATCACCCACGCCATCCAGTACGTGGTAGAGTTTGCCAAGCGCATCACAGGCTTCATGGAGCTCTGCCAGAACGACCAGATCCTGCTCCTCAAGTCAG GGTGTCTTGAGGTGGTACTGGTCCGAATGTGCCGGGCATTCAACCCTCTCAACAACACTGTGCTGTTTGAGGGGAAGTATGGCGGCATGCAGATATTCAAAGCACTAG GCTGTGACGATTTGGTGAGTGCAGTCTTTGACTTTGCCAAGAGCCTGTGTTCTCTACAACtgacagaggaggagatagCGCTCTTCTCGGCAGCCGTCCTCATTTCCACAG atcGGCCATGGCTGATGGAGCCTAGGAAGGTCCAGAAGCTCCAGGAGAAGATCTACTTTGCTCTGCAGCACATCATGCAGAAGAACCACATGGATGAGGACGCTCTTGCCAAG CTGATTGGCCGAATCCCCACGTTGGCTGCCCTGTGCACGTTGCACACCGAGGAGCTGCAGGCCTTCCAGCAGCTCCACCCTGAAACGGTCAATGCCCTTTTCCCCCCACTCTACAAGGAGCTCTTCAATCCCGACGCCACTGCCGTCCTGCCCAAGtga